The genomic stretch AAGATGACCCTCCTTGAGCTTTGTCAACTAAGTCGGCCACACCAGTCTTGGTAGCTTCTAACATACCTCCAACAGCTCCGACAACCTCATCTTTAATATTCCCACCTTGTTGTGTCGCGTTATCGGCAGCTCCGACAACATTTTCCTTAATATTGCCACTTTGTTCGATCACGTTGGTCTTAGTGTCATCAGCAGCTCCGAAAACCTTGTCCTTAATATTGCCACTTTGTTCGATCACGTTGGTCTTAAAGTCCTCGGCAGCTCCGACAACGTTATCCTTAATATTGCCACCTTGTTCGATCACGTTAGTCTTAGTGTCATCGGCAGCTTCGACAACCTTGTCCTTAATATCACCACCTTGTTGCGTCGCGCTAGTCTGAGTGTTATCGGCAGCTTCGACAACCTTATCCTTAATATTGCCACTTTGTTCGACCACATCATCTGCAGCTCCGACAACCTTATCCTTAACCTGCTCATATCCTGCATCCAGAGCAGGGAGAAGAATACTCCCATATAGGAGTtttaaaaaacataaaaaaataaaaaataaaataaaataaactaattacCCACTACATCTTTTATAGTACGTTTCTTATTCTTTTCCACGCACACTACTCATTTATCGACTTTAAAATCCTATCACATTCATCAAATTCATGGTTCTAATCTATTTATACTCGAGGAATGTCgtgaaaataataatattaacaatgAGAGTATTAGATACGTCTCAAATTCATGGTTCTAATCTGTTTATACTCAACAAGGGATATCgtgaaaataataatattaacgaGATTAATGGGACTAAATTACAACTTTCATAGTTATTTTTGCCAACAACTTTAAAAAGTGGCGTtttttttctaaactaaaaaTGTAAACATggtaaattcgaaaaaaaaaaaaaaaaaaaaaagtaccacTCTCTAAACTAAAAATGTAAACATGGTAAATAAATAGTTATGGTAATAAAAAATTTATTCGGTAAAAATCTTAATTAACTATCATTTTTGGCCTATTAATAATCGTATTTGTTAAATCTCGCACGTAATTTTGCTAAATCCCGCATAATTTACTTCAATTTTAGACCTTGGTCCCGTACGTACGTTTACGATATTAGAATGCAGCAATTTATTTAAAACCAAATTTCTCGTAAAGTTGTTTACGTTACCGGAAGTTGTGAAAAGATTTTAAATTAtattaataaacaatataaataaTGATCACAGGAAAAAAAAAGTGAATTACCGGAAGAATTATTGGAGCAGGTCAAGGGTGTAAACTGAGAACGACgaagagaaggagaagaaaaaCGAAGGAATCGACGGCAAAGAGGTGTCGCAAATGCGAAGTTGTCGAGTTTTGCAGCGGGTGTAACGACGGTTGCGGTGGAATTTACAGTGGCCATTATTGAGAGTTGTGCCGGAGATTGGTTGAAGTTGTAGTAGCCTAATAGAGTATGACCAAAATATGATACAGTTGATGATGTCAAATAATGTTGTAAATGATGATATAAATGGTAGATAAAGTAAGAATACGTCCAAAATGAATAGTGACATTTCACTTTGGCAGTGGCATGTCGACTGTGTTTCAAACATTTTTGTGTGCCGACGTTACATTTTCATTttattaaatttttattttttttattttgtgacgGTCGCAACTTATAACATCCGGGGATGTAGGAAATTACCTCCATAACTTAGGAATTATGTGCAAATCAGCCCTCTAAAGTTTCACTTGTAGCAAATCAGACCCATAACTTTCCAAAAATGTGCAATTAAACACAAATCAAATTTTTTTACCATTTTTTTAAACTAAAACCTATTCTTTTCTATTATAAAACTATTATAAACATATttctaaaataataattaaatataatatttacatatttaACGAAAAATGCGAAGCAATTTTAATATAAACAAAAATTTTGTCATGTAACTTTTCATTGCAACATCATTAACAATTTTCATATTATGAAtatttttaaccaaaataaaaaaaaaatatttgaacaTATTATTTAACAATCAAGTATTTTAGGATTAAAATCTAATCaataattttgatttttaatAATCGTAAAATATTTACTTAGTAAATtttattcttaaaaataagatatgTGTTTAATTGTACATTAAAAGAAACTTATGAGGTTGATTTGCTACATTTATATAAGTTAAAGGGCTTAATTGCACATAATATCAAACTTATAAAGATGATTTGTTATATTTGCCTTATAATAACATCTCACAACTGTTTTGAAAAGAATGTAAAAAAGAAAAGGGATTGTTGTGTGATATCTCACAAATAAGAATAGGTGTATTTTATTTAGCTTTTAGCTTTCTAGGGTGTATTTTCAAGGCACTGAAAGTCCGAAACACGGTACGAGAAAAGATTTATAATACTCGTATAATTTTACTCCGTTTTTGTTTTTGGATATTTTGAACACATATCCTTCCAATATCAAGCTTTTGAGTCGTAACTCTTTATTTGTGCAAAAAAAGCTTTTTCTGATCCTAACTTTTTTTTAATCATAACTTTTGGGTTACAAATTCAGAAACCGTTTTTTTTCAAATTATTCGTTTTTAcaagaatttgtttgtaaattaattGTTGCATATACATGTACAAAACAACCAGAGGGTACTTTTTAAAGAAATGTTCCAAAAATGATAGTTAATAAAtttttttattgaataaaatttgATTGATCATAACTCGTGCTTAACAAGCAAGTTGAGAAAGCAGtgcttttttttcaaatttaccaCGGTTACGTCTTTAATCTAGCAAAAACAATCACCTTTTTTGAAATTTGTTGGCAAAAATAACTACGGAGTATAAATcaataaaaattattaattaaAAATTGGTGTAACTTGAAAAACTAAATACAAACTACGGTTGTATAGTTAAATGTTAAATAAAAAATACTTAATAACTTTTAAAAAGACGTCCTCCTTACACAACCAaattaaaaataaagaaaataatctTCCGGTATAAGAAGGCCGTCCTTAGAAGAACACAAGTATTTCCCATGTTAAATTGTTCAAAGATGACTTTTTTTCCCTAAAACCATCAACTTGTAGAACTGTCGCTATCGTCAACTCACATGCGCGTACAAGCAAGCGGATGGTACATATTAAGGTTACGTCCAAAGATGTAGACCACGTAGTGACACATTAACTTTGATAACGGCATTTACGTCGGCTGGTTTTCATTACCAAAACATTGAGGTTGTAAAATTGCGATTGAGACCACATGTCCCATTTTGATGTCTTATCTTACACGTATTCCATTACTTTAAAATCTTGACACATCACACGTAAGATAATAAAAATTCCGTAATAATATATATCAAATGACTTACGTGTCAATAGGAGAAGTGATGAGATATAAGATGAGACATGAAATGAAAAAGAGTAAAATTGAAATTGTAAAATTGAAATTAGAAACAAtagaaaaaaaaagtttatcACAGTAAAATTGAGGTTGTAAAATAGACGGTCGCTTACACTCGGCTACCTGGCCTGCAGGAAATAGTTGCATTTCTTCATAAATCCAGTCGTTCGCACATATTCTCATTATATTTCCATACATACTAATACTCCGTAGACTGTAGTAGAGCTCTTACATGTAAAATAAAGGATTGAGGGTGAGCATATTTATCCAAAATCAAACGTTTTGAATTACTACACCGAAGAATGAAATTGTAGCGGTAAAGATTATATATTAATGAGAGGTAATCAAACATGCAATTACTTCGTTATGCTAGGCTTAACTATATGATTTATGATTGTGCCCAAAATTTTTCATTCTAAGAATTACTACAAAGTACTCCGTACATTATTTGAGTATGTAAGACCCTTATACAAGTATATTATCCCAAGTAAAGTCTATTTTGAGGTCGTAACCTTATTGAGTCATCTTAATTCATATTTAAGCAAAAAATTAACATGATTCTTTTGTAAAAGAGGTCAAGTGATGGCCTCTTTTGCTGAACTTACCTTCTTTGGTGACCTAAATAGGTTACACCCTTTAATTGGTTTCGCCCAAATAAAAAAAGGGGCAAATGATTTTAATGAATCAAGGTAaatactgttccgggtgtaattccagagcagttatatgttaccacccgtgcttgtagaatgacgtctttagttgaatcctccttgcggtctcctgaaacgatgaacaaactgagggctcggctttggaccgagcgaactcactccgacgctcaagtcagtaacttagagaggtaagtggttgttacttggcaaagtacgtattgtagagagataaggaagatattaccagatgaatagtgattcttaggttaaattgtgaatcctttactcaatgagagtagaggagtatttatagacttttaccttttgtcacgtagtggccaagtggctagcaggtgaaaagactgatctacccctcggccgagggacctatggcaggccggcgggccctgttgactcgccgccgaggggtcttggatatgagttcgcggatgtgtgccccatTTGGTTGGTTGCCCCGTAGGGACCCAGAGACAGAAGCCGAGGCCCGTCGGTTGCTAGCCGTCTAAGCCTTTGACtttcttgtggatatctttgaccttgctcaatatgttggaGTCGTGGTGgtgagaatatgccccatcaatttgccccagcgtagtctatgccgtggtatgggctccgatgtatgctgagcgtatattctgcgcaagtgaaaattttctgccccggcttcttctacctcggcgtgactctgcttaggccgtaccatatccccccctccatatggttgtgtaatggacatccgatgtggaaaaggcaatgacgctggctgagaccagggtggagagtCTTAGGTTGTTTCGATTGCCCCCTGGCGGTGCTTTacggcttggttgatcatgtggccggcggagaaacggatacttaggaattttgttgaggaagatgaacagtgagagagatatgaaggggtgtgttgaagacgcttggtcatctgttgcattgattgacattcaatcgTCGCAACGATTGACATTGCGGGtcgcatgtctgacacgtgtctgattgctgattggctgacgtttcatgggctgtgccctgattggtccttcttcatgggctttttcctataaatagggcagttagtttTTGAAATAGGGCACCAATTTCGCTCTCTTAAAATTTTCTTTTCTCCAAATTTccaagggtttttctctcttctaatcttcagtgTTGTTACTTTGgctagtgtttttcttcaaggtaaacaaacaaacttttctCGATCTCTTATTTTGTTGAATCACTATTGTTACCATGTCTTCTACTGAGGCCGGACCTAGTAaccctgcgccggggggttccccgtcgcgtctggATGAAGGGGAGGCACTGGCCGCCGTCCCACTAAGGTCCGGGGGTccgaggtctccttctcctgaagttgatcctcaaattttggaggaatgggaggatgatgatgatgttgatgacgacggagacgatttcggtgatgatgctgaaagggctcatcctaatgaggggaggcagtatgTCATGGATTACGGCGAGCCTTGTAAGGTCGGCCCTGACcgtacttggacccataagttcgcccgttgttccggcgagacatttttcgagggccatttctactttggcaggggatacaaaattgttatccccgagagGGGTCAAAGccatctgttgccctccaccggttgcaccggcgtatatatGTGGCAccggagtacgggctccggtttcgctgaatgattacgttatggccatcattagggccatgaacgtcgTGTGGCCTGACTTCACCCGTTGGtcgttaggaccatagtcggttttgtctggctctgtctctttaagggggaggtcccaacggttaatttattccgtcggcttcaccaccttcggccgtcgtttcccggtaaggtggggtggtacagtgTGCAAGTGGAGCCGGGGTacatctccgttgataagctttcctcctgcaaggattggaaagatcggtgggtgtacgttgaggtgccggatgactatccgctgccccggtctttccagcaccaagttaatttgcggtgtgagactaaggcggagcatgacagatgggttacCCGGAAAAAACTTAAGATGGACGTcgacaaggtccctcttaatgaggatgagaggctggcgatgaggctctttgagacggacaAGAGTGGGTTGTCGAAGAGATGGatccccccgacgcagatcatccttcaggatgagctgctctgccatgtgTCGGCCCTCATACCGGCCCCGGCgcaggtgagtggggtcggtgtgaggcccatgactgctctcaatgtttctgtCTGTTTTGAATTTTGGTTCATTCCttgcttaactcttgctttgcttCTTTTGCAGATCATTTTGGCGCGGACCTGTCCGAGGATATTCTTAAGAGGATGGGACTGCACAAAGAcaagaccgttgctgatttgcaccctaaggctctggcccgtgatcgcaggacgtcgccgaatgaccgATGGATCGCGCCTTAAAGgcctgaatgtggaggcggcccaggcgagggTTGCTAGTAATATGCCGcgtcgaacgcggaaaacaaagcctTCGTCGGCGACGGTGTCGACATCCGTTCCACCttccatcccttcagtccagaaggagacggtggagatcgttgacatCACCAACGGGGAGGActctgatgcggagggatctcccctcgTCCTTAAGAGGAAAAGGTCCACCcccgctgctgctgctgttgccgCTGCTGCTACCGAGGGCGGCAAGGAAATGGGCCCTCCGACAAAGAAGTCCAAGCCTGGTACCGATTTATCCTATGGCTCAAACTCAGCCGGCTCATTGGGCGTTCCTGATGAGTGGCTTTCCGATATGTCCATGTATACTGAcagatgttttaattgactttttgtagatcaaccgtcggcagccgccgttctcaccgtgcggcaattggagaagcaacctgagaaggcgggtgatagaaatgtcaccgtcgcTCCCTACCTCGAAGATTTCcccgagcttgtggcggagggtgcaaaaatatccaagaggtctggcgaagtggactcggcgagccggctcccacattatggagcaagagaagaccatggTCGAGGTCGCCCCACGCTCGAGCGGCTAAGGCCGGAACTTGAcgcggcgaacaaggaggctaagagggccaaggcgGAGGTCAAGAGGCGTCCGTcttgagagaaaacttagggaggacgctgaaaaggaagtccttctttgagagagccaaggccgaggcagGCGGCGATCAAGCCGCAAGTCTGCGGGAGATGCGTGACTTTGTTCAGAAGCGCGCCGACCTTTACCTTACACAGAGGAACGAATTTCGGGACCTGttccaggcccaggggaaggtggtccgggacaaggatgctatcattgcccaaagggaggaggacattgagaaactccaaaccgttcttctccctaacatgtgcgcccaatatcgggacctggccgaaggagccgccagggaagtgattgaggagctcttccctctcgatggctcctttccgtgggacagatttgacgagctgtttgatgacaagctcgaagctaaggaggaagaggcgaaggaaaaggccaaggaggaggcaagggtgaagagGGAGGCGGAGGCGGTTGTCACCAGGCTCTCCCGGCgcctcggatagctttagctgttcagggccaattattaagcctttcctctcTGCCATCGtttggcgcttaaatgatatctgtaaccttttgcctttcttttccttgtattttgtacaactttggtaggttgtcttttggcttatccttatggggacggccgtcgtctgcatttCTTGTAATctgttgaacatttttaataagagctagtttcttttgcctccggcttggtcGAGGTCTTTACCCCCATttttctgagttgtcttcttgcgCTAGTAGTTGAGCGTCTTAACTGTAAAcgttttcactttgcctctggctcggccgaggtcttttctcgtcttcgtctgggttgtcttctcacgttattaattgagcgcctcttttgttttcgcctcggcctggccgaggcagtctagagtgcgtatctcaactgtttaACGTTCCTAAGGAATGTTGATTGCTTTTGCGAGTATCATTTTGTCTTTGGTAGTGATTATCGTGGCGTCTACCTCCGGGGTGACCTGCGACGGCGCCGCTTCTTGATGACGTCgcgcgtggcgtctaccacttggagtgatcgcgcgcggcgtctacctcttggggtgactgccgtagcgtctactacttggggtgactgcgacggcgcctgcttcttgatgacgtctgccgtggcgtctaccacttggagtgactgctgcggcgtctacctcttggggtgactgccgtagcgtctactacttggggtgactgcgacggcgcctgcttcttgatgacgtctgccgtggcgtctaccacttggagtgactgctgcggcgtctacctcttggggtgactgtcgtagcgtctactacttggggtgactgcgacggcgcctgcttcttgatgacggctgccgtggcgtctaccacttggagtgactgctgcggcgcctacctcttggggtgactgccgtagcgtctactacttggggtgactgcgacggcgcctgcttcttgatgatgactgccgctcttgtcggtatgacagtgtgagcgtgCACTGTTTCTGATAGTGACTATTTGGGagatgaacactttgatggagaacttggacgattcctcattagatataaacatgtgtcggggtacccacagttgtcttgggcacctccggcACTTTACAAGGTATTCTCTG from Silene latifolia isolate original U9 population chromosome 2, ASM4854445v1, whole genome shotgun sequence encodes the following:
- the LOC141643589 gene encoding uncharacterized protein LOC141643589 — encoded protein: MATVNSTATVVTPAAKLDNFAFATPLCRRFLRFSSPSLRRSQFTPLTCSNNSSGYEQVKDKVVGAADDVVEQSGNIKDKVVEAADNTQTSATQQGGDIKDKVVEAADDTKTNVIEQGGNIKDNVVGAAEDFKTNVIEQSGNIKDKVFGAADDTKTNVIEQSGNIKENVVGAADNATQQGGNIKDEVVGAVGGMLEATKTGVADLVDKAQGGSS